The Melopsittacus undulatus isolate bMelUnd1 chromosome 17, bMelUnd1.mat.Z, whole genome shotgun sequence DNA window GGGTGGGTGCCAAGGTGTGGGGGTGTGCGTGGGGCAGCAGGGGTTCTTCCCCCTCCATGCTGCCCCAGTACCATCCCCAGCTACGTACCTAAGTGTCACCAAGGCGGGAGGGGGGTATGGGGACCCCTCCACTCCACATTTTGAGTCTTCCCAGTGAGCCCCAACCAGCACTGGgcaggcagcactgggatgctAGAACACCACCccagggctatggggggtccCCGGCAGTTGGGTGAGGGGCTATCTACAGCCTGGGGGGGGCAGCGAGCCCACGGGGAGCCCTAGGGAATGCGGTAGGTGGAGGTGTTCTTGGGCTCGGTGCTGGGAACGGACCAGTCCCCTGCCTCCTGGCTGGGCTGGTAGTGCCGCCACGCAGACTTGTTATAGACCGGCAGCCGCTCCACCGAGTCTGTGGACAGGGCCTGCAGGAGACACGGGGGGGTGAGGAGGGCCCCGTGTGCCCCCGGGGGACACGGACTCCCCGTCCCAGGGGACAGACCCACCTTTAGGTAGATGACAGCATTGGTGCCAAAGCCTTCCATGGAGAACAGCTGCAGGTCCCCCTGGAAGTACTTGGCGTAGAGGCGGGAGATGGGCAAGCCATAGCCAAATCCAGCCTGGGATGGAGGAAAGAGATAGGGTGAGGGGTCCCCAGTGCTACAGTGGGCACCCCAGGGGACCCCAAGCCTCCCcacaccaccctaacagcaacACGAGTACCCTCGAGTGTCCATGTGGGACCTCCAGTGGTCACCTCACCACTCTCAGGCACACCAAAGGTCCCTGTGCCACACTGAAGTATCTCCATGTCACCCCCAGGCACCCCAAAATGCCTCCAAGCCACCTCCAAACGTCTTCAAGCCACACCCCAAGCATCCCCAAACATGGCCAAGCCACCTCCAGCAGTCCCTGTgccaccctgctctgcagccccatGCCCTGTCCCCAGCCCCCTGTCCCTTTGGGGCCCCCATGGCACTTACCAGGGGGGTTTCCTCGCTGGGTGCCCCGGTGCCCAgctgtggggtgggagcagTGGAGTACATGTAGCTGAAGAGCCGCTCGATCTTCCGCAGCGGGACGCCCATGCCCCGGTCACTCATCTGCAGGACAGGGTGGGGGGTGACccccgctccagcccctcaccCATAGTGCCCCCAGGCTGGGGTCAGGGACCCCCAGTGATGGAGCTGGTGGTCCCTGATGTACCTTGATGGAGAGGTCCTCCTGACCCAGGGCCACCATCACCTTGATGGGCGGCAGCCGCGGGCTGTTCTCGTGGCTCTCCACCGTGGCTCTCATGGCAttctgcaggcacagagcagttCATGGGACCCCTCCATaacctccctgctgctccccctCACCCCCATGCTATGGGGCTATGGTTACCTTGAAGAGCTCAAAGAGCATGTGGTAGAGATGTGAAGGGACGTAGACGATGCTGATGGGCTGCTGGGTGTTGCTGGCTGCAGGGAAGAGGAGAGCGCCGTCCTTCCCAACCCCAAATAAGCCACCCAAGAATGCCCTGCCACAGTGACACCCCCAGCCTGGCCTCACCGTTCACTTCCTCGATCTCCAGGTCAGGCGAGGACATGTAGTACTTGTCACACAGGAGCTTGGCCATGTTGTAAGCGTCTGGGAGGGGGAGGCAGAAGggtcagcacccccagcacaaAGACAGGGGCCGTGTTTGGGGTCCCCTtcattccccatcccattccagaTCCAGGATGTTTTGGGAGCCTTCTGGAGTGACCCCAAAGCAGAGGGGACACCTTGGCTGAGGCCGACCCAAGCTCATGACACAAATGGCTCCCAAACAGGCAGATCCCAGGGCAAGGCAAAGACGAGGGGAACCTTCAACTCCCCCTACCCATCCCCAGTTCAGTCCCCCCATGCAGGGGAAGCCTCCCAGTCCCCACAGACCTCTCACCACATTGACCACGTTGCAGTGGGGGTCGATGCTCCCAATGTGCTTGGGGTGCGCGGGGTTGGTGCCACCATCGAAGAGCAATGCTGGGGGGGGACAGAGAGCAGTGGGTACCCCAGAGGGCACATTAGGGACAGGGGGATGCTCAGGAGAGGGtccctggggctgggagggaagtgggggggatgctcagggctgGGGTGGGATGCTCAGGATTGATGGAGATGCTCAAGGCAGGGGAACCCCAGGGGAAGTCGGGGTCCCCATGGTGCTCACTGTGCTGGTTGATGAGCATGCGGATGGAGATGCGGCTCAGGTAGAAGCGGTCAAGGAAGTACTGGATGTTCTGGTTGGAGACGGGGTCGTCCCCATAGGCCTCCTTGTACTCGATGACCCCTTGCGCCATGGTGGGCACCACGTCGTTGTGCCGGTTGCGGATGGTGACCAAGGCATCTGTGAacctgaggaggggaaaaggatggagctggagggCATCAGGTCCCCACAGAGCCCAGCTCCAGGAgctggtggcactgggatgctctgtggggGGGGGACAGTTTGAGGATGCTGGAGGGTGCCAGGGCCCCTCGGTGACATCCCAAAATCAAGGACCGGGGTATTACCCCCCAACTTACTGCCCCAGGGTGGCCTGGTCCTCAGGGTCCCTGTCCAGGAACTCCATGATGTCCAGCAGGCTCTGGACGTAcctggggaaggagctggtTACCCCCCACCCCAATGCCACCCACAGAGAGGGGACACTCTGGGGATCCCCACGTCAGGGCCCATTCAGCCAGAGGGGCTCAGGACCCCCTCAACCAGGAACCTCCCCACAAAAGCTGTTCCCCCATGAAACCATCCTGTGCTTGTTGGGGGTCCAAACCTGCAGCCCTCATGCTCCCCCACCAATGACCCTCAAGCCCCCCACCCCACTGGAGGGGCTGTGTCCCCAAGGGCCCCCATTCCAGCAGGGGACATGAGGGTCACTGCAGGAGGGGAGCCTGTCCTGCTGGCAGGGGCTGAGGACGCTGCACAAACAACTCATCACGTGGTGGCACTGGGAGAAGGTTCATGGCACTGGGGGGGTCATGGTGCTTAAAGGGACATGCAGAGCCCCCCTGAGGACATGCATCCCCTCGGCCCTTTTAGGGGGGCAGGAGGTTGGAGCAGGACATGGAGGTGGCACCAGTGACCTGCCAATGGCCGGGAACACCCCACTGGCACCTCGTCAGCCAAGGACGTGGCATGGCACCAGCTGGGTgctgccctgccagccctgtgTGCAGAGGACAGCAGTGGCAGCGGTGGGATGGGAcgtgcagtgctggtgggacCCCCCCCAGGCAATGGCACTGGCAGGAGTTGTGCCGGCAATGGGGAGCCATAGAGGTGACAGCGCCAGGATCCATGGTGGGACCCCTCTGGGTGacaacagcagaacagcagcatcagcGCTGGGACCCCTATGAGCTACACCAGTGGCAGCAGGACCCATGGAGACGGTGGTGGTGGCACCTCCACAGCTGAGGCGGTGTTGGATGGGGCAGCAGCCCCCCCAGTCTcaccagctctgcaccagctgcaCCGAGGGCGTGCGCAGGACACGGTCCGGCAGCAGGTTGATCTCCTTCATGATGTTGGAGAGGCGGACGGGCAGCTCCTGCCGCAGGAAGGCGAAGGAGGTCTTCTCACAGGCATTGCTGGAGCCTGGAGGGGACAAGGAGGGGGGGAAACAGCGCTGAGCCCTGCCTGgacactgctcctgctgaggGCCACTGGGGGGGGACTggggcagagccagcagcaggtcctgcTCTTGGCTGGAGGGGGACactggaggggctgggggggcacaGCCGGAGAAGGCAGGCTGGGATATACCAGTACAGCCCAGTACAGCCCAGACTGTGACTGGAAACCCCCCTGAGGGCaatggggaagggagaaggacCTGGGCCACCAACAGAGCTGGTCACAGACACCCTCTGCCACTGGGACACACCGAAGTGTCCAGCCAGGAAGCAGTGGCCAGAGAGGCGGGGGGGGACAGGGGGGCAAATCCATCCCGGAGCCCCTGTAGGGGGTCCTGGTGTCACTGGGTTGGTGCAGAaccggggtggggggggtgaggaCTCCCAGAGCTCAGACACCAGCCTCAGCCCAGGATGGTGTGGGGGGGAGATGTGGGTAAATATAGCGCTGACATTAAACCCCAGTGGGAGGGGAATGGGGACAGGAGGGGCCCACGATGGGTGACAGGATCGGCTGGGGTATTCCCCCCTCCCTCGGGTATTGGGGGGGCTGGTTTGAGGGTGGACCCCGTGTCACCCCCCTGGGAGTGCTGGGGGGGGCAGACGGGCTGCGACGGGGGAGGCACCGGGTGGGGGTCCCATGCAGGGGGTTATTTACCGGTGGGGGTAAGAGACAgctcaagggggggggggggtatttaTCCGGAGGATCGTGGGCGGGGAGGTCGTTGCTTGCCCGTGGGATTAACACCCCACTGAGAGTGGTTACGGGGGGGCAAAGGGGagccctccccccccagcagctGCGTATCGTGATCCTAGCGCCGGTTATTTACCCAAGAGCgcggaggggaggaggagagaacaGGAGGACACAAGGAGCGGTGGGGAGGGGGTTAACGGGGGGGGGGTAACAACCGCTCAGTAATAACGGGGAATCACGGGGGTGTTTACAGGTACCGACACCCCCAGCTCGGGTGTTTGTTTACCGGGGGGGTGGCGCATTCCCAGGGGGTGGGGCGCGGAGATCCCACCCCCGCCCGGGGATCCACGGCCTTCGGACGGGTTCAGCCGGAGCGGGTGTATCCCGGTACCGTGCGGGGCTCCGGAGGGAgctcccgggggggggggagggggtgtccGGTATTTACCGAAATCCAGGAACTGCTTCATGGACAGCGGCGATGGTGAGAACTTGCTGAAGTGTTCGATGTACGTGGGGACCCCGGAGAGCGCCGCGCGGCGCCCGAGGCACCGCAGCAGCCGCATCGCGCCCGGTGCGAGCGCCGGGACCCGGCGGTACCGGtacccccggccccggccccgccgcacCGCCAATCACCGCCCGCCCTCCGCCGGCCACGCCCCCCGCCTTGGCACCGCCCCCTGACCGGCGTGACCACGCCCCCTCGGCGATGGACACGCCCACCGCTGTAACCGCTTAAACCCCGCAGCGGAGCCGCCGCTGCCCCCGGATCCGGGGGACTGAGTTgtccagggaacagcttctgcctaagagctcagctcagtctcccctcgggcaggttcaagccattccccttggcctgtccctacatcccttgtcccaagcccctctccagctttcctgcagcccctttaggcactggagctgctctcagctctccccttctcttgtccaggctgccccagcccagctctctcagcctggctccagagcagagctgctccagcccttgcagcatccccatggcctcctctgcactcgctccagcagctccatgtccctctcgtgttgctgctgcagatctgggcaccagagcagagaggaagaatcccctccctcgacctgctctgGGGACACAGACACCCCCCTCCAAACAACCCTTTTTCCACCTCCATCAGTTATCCATGACACAGAGGAGACAAGAGGTTACAAATCCCAGAGTGAGGCTTTATTGGGCCCTggtgggagaaggggaagggggcAGGGTCCAGgaccccccccagctcccagtaCCGACTGCACCAAAACCGACAAGACACAGAACAACTTATCCCCGGGGCAGCACCCACGGGGCAGGACAGACCTGTGGGGGATAAGGCTGCAGGGTGGGGGGACACGGCCTTGTGCTCTGCACACCCCCCTCCCAAGCCAAAGCTGCAGCAGATGCAGGCTGGAGAGGGGGGGTAAACATGCAGAATCAGACCCCTGCACTGatctggaggaggaagggaggagaaggaaggagctcCCACCATCCCCAACCGCACATGTAGCCTTGGTGGAGGCACCCAGCCAGAGGGAAGAGGGATGCACAGGGTGGGCGGCTGAGCATGTCCCAGCGTGCGAGAACgtgtgcagagcacagcaggaggagTGTCTGCGTAGGGGGAAGGCACTCGGTGAGACCAGCAGCAGTCACGTCAGGGAACACAGGGGGCACATCTGGGGCTCGTCCCCATAAGCGTGCAAGGCACGAGTGTGCAAGAGCTGAGCTGCACACCGGCAAAGCAGACGGGAGCGTGCGGAAGCCTGCGCCGGGATGCAGCCGCGTCCGAGGCAGGAGGAGGGTTGGGGCAGGGAGAGATGCACTTGTGCAAAGTCAAACACCAGCCCTGGTGCTCCCCTCGCACGGGGCTGGGGGTCAGTAGTACTTGTCCGGCTCCTGCCACTTGGTCACCCAGTGTTTCTTGCGCCGGCGGGGAAGGAGGCCGCCGGGCTGGTAGCGCTGCTCCTGCCGGATCCTCACCGCGTGGTACTTGGGCATAATCCGGTAGTAGCGGGTCCGCTGGAAGAAGTCACACTGTGgggacagggaaaagaaaggggggggacAAATGGTGAGTGTGGAGCTGGAAGGGTGAGTGTGGGGCTGCAGCGTG harbors:
- the LOC101874893 gene encoding pyruvate dehydrogenase (acetyl-transferring) kinase isozyme 2, mitochondrial; protein product: MRLLRCLGRRAALSGVPTYIEHFSKFSPSPLSMKQFLDFGSSNACEKTSFAFLRQELPVRLSNIMKEINLLPDRVLRTPSVQLVQSWYVQSLLDIMEFLDRDPEDQATLGQFTDALVTIRNRHNDVVPTMAQGVIEYKEAYGDDPVSNQNIQYFLDRFYLSRISIRMLINQHTLLFDGGTNPAHPKHIGSIDPHCNVVNVVRDAYNMAKLLCDKYYMSSPDLEIEEVNASNTQQPISIVYVPSHLYHMLFELFKNAMRATVESHENSPRLPPIKVMVALGQEDLSIKMSDRGMGVPLRKIERLFSYMYSTAPTPQLGTGAPSEETPLAGFGYGLPISRLYAKYFQGDLQLFSMEGFGTNAVIYLKALSTDSVERLPVYNKSAWRHYQPSQEAGDWSVPSTEPKNTSTYRIP